The window CCCGCATCGCCGTCCCCGGAACCGCAGCAGCTGCGTCCCCGTGGTCGGCGCTCGGCGCTCGGGCCCGCCGCCGCACAGGCGACCTTCGTCGAGCACCCGAAGCCGACCCGGACCGTCCGGATGCAGTCGCGCCCGGCACCCGTCTCCTCGGCACCCGTCGCCTCGGTCGCCGGTGCCGCCGTCCTGAGCCGGACGGCCGTGCTGCGTGCCGAGCGCGCCGTGGACCCCCGGCACATCCGCCGCGCCGCGAACGCCAAGCGCGCCGCGATCCTGCTCGCACCCGCGATCGCCGTGACCTCGAGCCTGACGCTGGCCGTGCCGGCGAACGCGGCGACCCCGGCGGAGACGCAGCAGGGCACGACGACCGCGCAGGCCGCGCAGACCTTCACCGTGGCGCACGACGTCAAGGTCCCGGTCGTCACCACCGACGGCATGACCACCACGACCACCGTCGTCTCGTACCCGACGCTCGACCTGCGCTTCGGCGTCACGACGGCCCAGGCGCAGTCGGCCCTGTCGGCGGCGCTGTCCGCCGGCGGCGACCGCGCCACCATCGTCGAGACCGCCCTGCAGTACATGGGAGACCCCTACGTCGAGGGCGGCGCGAGCCACGAGGGCATCGACTGCTCCGGCCTGACGATGGTCGCGTACGCCGCGGTCGGCATCCCGCTCGTCCACTACGTGCCGACGCAGGACGCCGCCGCGACGACGATCCCCGAGTCCGAGGCGCTGCCCGGCGACCTGGTCGTGTACGACGACGAGGACCACGTCGGCCTGTACCTCGGCCAGGGACTCGTGCTGCAGGCCCCGCACCCGGGCGAGGTCGTCGACATCGTGCCGATGTACTCGGCCGCACACCACTTCGCGCGCCTGCTGCCCGCCGGCAGCTGACCCGACGCGGGC of the Curtobacterium sp. TC1 genome contains:
- a CDS encoding C40 family peptidase is translated as MGRHALPAAADDRQPSRATPRTAVAPASPSPEPQQLRPRGRRSALGPAAAQATFVEHPKPTRTVRMQSRPAPVSSAPVASVAGAAVLSRTAVLRAERAVDPRHIRRAANAKRAAILLAPAIAVTSSLTLAVPANAATPAETQQGTTTAQAAQTFTVAHDVKVPVVTTDGMTTTTTVVSYPTLDLRFGVTTAQAQSALSAALSAGGDRATIVETALQYMGDPYVEGGASHEGIDCSGLTMVAYAAVGIPLVHYVPTQDAAATTIPESEALPGDLVVYDDEDHVGLYLGQGLVLQAPHPGEVVDIVPMYSAAHHFARLLPAGS